ACCGTCGGCTACGTCTACGCCGTCGACGGCGTCTCGCTGTCGATCAACGCGGGTGAGACGTACGGGCTGGTGGGCGAGTCGGGCTGCGGCAAGTCCACGCTCGGCCGGGGCCTGCTGCGGCTGGTCGAGCCGACCGACGGTGAGATCGTCTTCGACGGCACGGACGTCCGCTCGCTCAAGGGCGAGTCGATGCGCAAGGCCCGCCGCCGGATGCAGATGATCTTCCAGGACCCGCTGTCCAGCCTCGACCCCCGCCAGTCGGTGGAGTCGCTGCTGGTCGAGGGGCTCAAGGCGCACGGCCTCGCCGACGACAAGGCGGCCACCGCCAAGCGCCTGCGGGACGCCCTGGACGCCGTCGGCCTGCCCGCCTCGGCGCTCAGCAAGTATCCGCACGAGTTCTCCGGCGGCCAGCGGCAGCGCATCGGGATCGCCCGGGCCCTGGTGCTCGACCCGGACCTGATCGTGGCCGACGAGCCGGTCTCGGCGCTGGACGTGTCGATCCAGGCGCAGGTGCTCAACCTGCTGGAGGACATCCAGAACGAGCGCGGCCTGACGTACCTGATCATCGCCCACGACCTGGCGGTGGTCCGGCACATCGCCGACACGGTCGGGGTGATGTACCTCGGCGGTCTGGTGGAGGAGGCGTCCAGCGACGACCTCTACCGGGAGCCGATGCACCCGTACACGAAGGCGCTGATGTCGGCGGTGCCGGTGCCGGACCCGCTGGTGGAGGACCGCCGCGAGCGGATCCTGCTCGCCGGCGACCTGCCCTCGCCGACGAACCCGCCGGCCGGGTGCCGGTTCCACACCCGATGCCCGTGGGCGCAGCCGACCCGCTGCGCCGACGAGCGGCCGGCGCTGCGCGACGTGCTCGACGGACACCGGGTGGCCTGCCACTACGCGGAGGACATCGCGGCCGGCCGGATCCGGCCGCACGAGGTGGAGCCGACGCTGGTCCGCCCGGACGACGGCGCGGCGCCGGGCGACACCGGTGAGCTGATCCCGACCCCGTGACCACGGCACGAGGCCCCCTTCCCGATCCCGGGAAGGGGGCCTCGGCGCAGCTCAGCCCTCGGGGCGGTGGAGCAGGGCGACCGCGATGCCGTGCACGGCGTCCAGGTCGCCCGCGTCGGCCAGCGCCGCCTTCCCGCCGGTCACCACGTACCACTCGTCGGCGTCCTTGTACTGCACGTGCAGGGTGACCTGGCCGTCGGCGTACTCCGTGCGCAGGGTCAGCTCGCCGGTCACCACCCCGACCTCGTCGGTCATCACGCCGCCCGGCCCCGGGGTGATGTCGGCGGTGCGCTGCTGCGTACCCCCGGCGGGTGCCGCAGCCGGTGCGGCCCCGGCCGGGGCGGTGTCGGCGGCCATGCCGGCCCCGGAGACGTCGGCGGGTGCCGCCGGCGTGCCGTCCGCGGTCATCCCCGCCGACGTGGCGCCGGTGGCCGGCGTCGCGTCCTTCCCGGCGGCGGTCGGTGTCTGCTCCGGCGCGGGTGTCCCCCCGGCCCCGCTCACCGCTTGCTCGCCCATGTGCAGCCCTCCAACATGTCGGTGAGGGCGGCCTTCTCGGCACTGGTCACCGTCAGCCGCCAGTAGTGCTTGACCGTCACCCAGTCCGCGGCGTACTGGCACCAGTACGACCGGTTCGCCGGTTTCCACTGGGACGGGTCCTGGTCACCCTTTGCCCGGTTGGAGGTCAGGGAAACCGCGATGAGCTGCGGCCGGGTCAGGTCGTTGGCGAAGTCGCCGCGCTTCGAGTCGTCCCACTCGTCGGCGCCCGAGCGCCACGCGTTGGCCAGCGGCACCACGTGGTCGATGTCCACGTCCGACGGGTCGGTGAAGACCCGGCCGTCGTAGGCGCTCTCCCAGCGCCCGCCCACCACGTTGCAGCCGGAGAGCTTGATGCTCTCGCCGTCCCGCTGGAGCACGCTGTCCCGCACGTCGCAGTTCTTGCCGGTGTCCCGCCAGTGCGGGAACCGGGTCCGGCTGTAGCCCTTCATGGACCCGGCGGCGGCGACGGTCAGCTCACCGAGCTCCTGGGTGACGTTGCCTCCGCTCGGCGGCGGCGCATCCGGCTCGACGGCCGGGTCACAACCGGCGACGCCGAGGGCCAGCGCCGCGACGAGCGCGGCCACCCCCGCGGTGCGGGCTCCTGATCTGGTACGCACAGACGACACCTCTCCAGCTTGCGGGCTCCCGGCGATCCCGCACAGTACCCCGGCGCGGTTTCTCTGATTCGTGGCGTCGGGAGTGGATCCCGGGCAGAGTTGGTAGTCATGACCTCACCCGCGCCCGCGCTCCGGACGGGCACCGCCGCCGCGCGAGGCACCCTGCTGGCCGCGATCCTCGCCTCCGGCATGGTCTTCCTGGACACCACCGTCGTCAACGTCGCCCTGCCGCGGCTCGGCGCCGAACTCGGCGCGACCGTCGCCGATCTTCAGTGGACGGTCAACGGCTACCTGCTGATGCTCGCCGCGTTCGTGCTGCTCGGCGGGGCACTCGGCGACCGGTTCGGCCGCCGTCGGGTCTTCCTGCTGGGGGTGATCTGGTTCGCCGCCGCCTCCGTGCTCTGCGGACTGGCCCAGGGCACCGGCTGGCTGGTCGCCGCCCGCTTCCTCCAGGGCGCGGGCGGCGCCCTGCTCACCCCGGGTTCGCTCGCCGTCCTCCAGGCCAGCTTCCACCCGGACGACCGGGGGCGGGCGATCGGCACCTGGGCCGGCCTCTCCGGCGTCTCCACCGCGCTCGGCCCGCTGCTGGGCGGGTGGCTGATCGACGCGCTCTCCTGGCGGTGGATCTTCTTCATCAACGTGCCGCTGGCCGTCGGGGTGGTGCTCGCCGGGCTGCGCTGGGTGCCGGAGAGCCGGGACGAGGACGTCTCCCGTACCGGGGCGGGGCGGCGGCGCTTCGACGTGGCCGGGGCGCTGCTCGGCGCGGTCGGCCTCGGCGGCGTCACGTACGCCCTGATCGACGCCCCGGCGCGCGGCGTCGGCTCCCTGCCGGTGCTGGCCTCGGCGCTGGTCGGGTTGGTCGCCGCGGTGGTCTTCGTGCTGGTGGAACGGCGTCGCGGGGACACCGCCATGCTCCCCACCGGCCTCTTCACCAGCCGGCTCTTCTCGGTGCTCAACATCTTCACCGTGGGGGTGTACGCGGCACTCGCCGGGTTCAGCTTCTTCCTCGCGGTCTATCTGCAGAACGTGGTCGGCTGGTCGGCCCTGCTCACCGGCCTGGCGACCGTGCCGATGACGGTGCTGCTGCTGCTCGGTTCGTCCCGGGCGGGGGCGCTGTCGGCCCGGATCGGTCCCCGGCTGCCGCTCACCGTCGGCCCGGTGATCGCCGCGGTCGGCCTGCTGCTGCTGCGCCGGGTCGCGCCGGGGGCGTCGTACTGGGTGGACGTGCTGCCGGGGGTGCTCCTGTTCGGAGTGGGGCTGACGCTGGTGGTGGCGCCGCTGACCGCCTCGGTGCTGGCCGCCGTCGCCGACCGGTTCGCCGGGGTGGCGAGCGGATTCAACAACGCCGCCTCCCGGGCCGGGAGCCTGCTGGCGGTGGCCGCGCTGCCGCTGCTCGTCGGCCTCTCCGGCACCGGGTACGAGCAGCGGGGCGCGCTGACCGACGCGTACCGGGGGGCGCTCCTGTGGTGCGCCGGGCTGCTGCTCGTCGCCGCCGTGATGGCCGCCCTGCTCATCCACCGGCCGGTGAAGCAGGAGCCCCCGGGCTGACCGGGGGCTCCTGCTTCGCGGGGCTCAGCTTCGGGCGCGGTTGACGGCGCTGGTGACCGCCTTCACCGAGGCGGTGACGATGTTGGCGTCCGTGCCGACGCCCCACACCGTCCGACCGTCCACCTCGCACTCCACGTACGCGGCGGCCTGCGCGTCACCACCGGAGGAGAGGGCGTGCTCGTGGTAGTCGAGCACCCGTACCGCCACGCCCAGGGCCCCCAGCGCGTTGACGTACGCGTCGATCGGGCCGTTGCCGACCGCGGTGAGCGACCGGCGCTCGCCAGCGGAACCGACCTCGGCCTCGATCTCGACCTTGCCGTCGACGGTGCCGATGGTGTAGCCGGCCAGGGTGACGGCCGGGTCGACCTGGTGGTCCAGCAGGTAGTTGCGGGCGAAGATCTCCCACATGGTGCCCGGCTCGATTTCGCCGCCGTCGTGGTCGGTGACCTGCTGCACGACGCCGGAGAACTCGATCTGGAGCCGGCGCGGCAGGTCGAGCTGGTGCTCCGACTTCATGATGTACGCGACGCCGCCCTTGCCGGACTGCGAGTTGACCCGGATGACCGCCTCGTAGGTGCGGCCCAGGTCCTTCGGGTCGATGGGCAGGTAGGGCACCGCCCAGGTGTGCCGGTCGATCGGCACCCCGGCCGCCGCCGCATCCTTCGCCAGCGCCTCGAAGCCCTTCTTGATGGCGTCCTGGTGGGAGCCGGAGAAGGCGGTGTAGACCAGGTCGCCCGCGTACGGGTGACGCTCGTGCACCGGCAGCTGGTTGCAGTACTCGACGGCGCGCTTGACCTCGTCGATGTTCGAGAAGTCGATCATCGGGTCGATGCCCTGGGAGAAGAGGTTCAGGCCCAGGGTGACCAGGTCGACGTTGCCGGTCCGCTCGCCGTTGCCGAAGAGGCAGCCCTCGATCCGGTCGGCGCCGGCCAGCAGCCCCAGCTCGGCGGCGGCCACGCCGGTGCCCCGGTCGTTGTGCGGGTGCAGGCTCAGCACCAGGCTGTCCCGGCGGGGCAGGCGGCGGTGCATCCACTCGATCGAGTCGGCGTAGACGTTCGGCATGGCCATCTCGACGGTGGCCGGCAGGTTGATGATCAGCTTCCGGTCCGGGGTCGGGTCGATCACCTCGATGACCTTGCCGCACACCTCCAGCGCGTACTCCAGCTCGGTGCCCGTGTACGACTCCGGCGAGTACTCGTAGTGGATGTCGGTGTCCGGGGTGTGGATCTCCGCGTACTTCCGGCAGAGCCGGGCGCCCTGGGTGGCGATGTCGGTGATGCCGTCCCGGTCCAGGCCGAAGACCACCCGACGCTGGAGCGTCGAGGTCGAGTTGTAGAAGTGCACGATGGCCCGGCGGGCGCCGCGCAGCGACTCGAAGGTCCGCTCGATCAGGTGCTCCCGGCACTGGGTGAGCACCTGGATGGTGACGTCCTCCGGGACCAGGTCCTGCTCGATGAGCTGCCGGACGAAGTCGAAGTCGGTCTGGCTGGCCGACGGGAAGCCGACCTCGATCTCCTTGTAGCCCATCTGCACCAGCAGCTGGAACATCCGGCGCTTGCGCTCCGGGGACATCGGGTCGATCAGCGCCTGGTTGCCGTCGCGGAGGTCCACCGCGCACCAGCGCGGGGCGGCCTCGACCTGGCGGGTGGGCCAGGTGCGGTCCGGCAGGTCGACCCGGAACTGCTGGTCGTAGGGCTGGTAGCGCTGGAACGGCATCCGGCTGGGGCGCTGCCGGGCGATCGGATCGGTCTCGGCGTCAGTGGCGGTCTGTGCCATGGCGGAGTGCTCCCTGGGAACTTCGGGCGTCAGCAATCGGAAGTGTCGGCGCGGTGCGCGGCGGCGGTGCCGGGCGGTGCCGAGGTGAAGTTCGGATGTGCTGGACGGCGCGGTTCGACTCCGCGACGAGGTGCCGGCCGGTCAGGCCTCGTCGCGGCGACCAAGGAGAAGGTACGCCTGCCACATGACAGGGTCACCCTACGTGGTGAGACGGGGGGTGGGAAGGCAGGTCCGGAGTTTGAGATGGGCGTCGCAACCCGCCGACCCCGCCTCAGCGCAGCAGCAGGGCCGCGACGGGGTGCCGCCGGCGCAGCCCGGTCTCCCGGGCCCGCAGCTCCTCGGGGAGCGCGAACGGGTCGCCGAGCCGGCCGACGGCGGCGACGACCAGCGGCCGGACCCCCGGGTCGAGGTCGAGTTCGGCGGCCAGGCCGGCCCGGTCGAAGCGGCCGAGCTGGTGCACGTGCAGGCCGAGCGCGGTGGCCTGGACGGTCAGGTGGGCCATCGCCTGGCCCAGGTCGTAGGCGGCCCGCTCGGCGTCGCCACCGGTGTGCGCGCCCACCACCAGCGCGGACGCGTGCCGCGCCCAGCGCTGGTCGGCAACGGGCAGGTTGACCAGGATCCGCTTCCAGGTCTCCTCGTCGCGGTGCCCGAGGGCGAACCGCCACGGCTGGGCGTTGCCGGCCGAGGGGGCCCAGCGGGCGGCCTCCAGCAGGGAGGCCGCCTCCGCGCCGGGGAGGGTCGCCGCCGGGTCGAAGGCCCGGGGACTCCAGCGGAAGGCGAGCAGCGGGGTGAGGTCGGCCATGCGAAGACCGTCCCAGATGGGCGATTCGTCGCTTACGGCGGGCCGGGTGGATGTGGTTAATGCCACCCGTAACCGGACATCGCGTCGCTACGTTCCCGCGCTCGGACTGTCGCCCGGCGAGGGGGCCGTGCCGGTGATCGGCTCGCCCTCCACCGTCGGCCCGGCGAGCGGGGTCGTCGCCGGCCCCGGGCCCGGCGTACCGGCCAGGGTCAGGGTGCCCAGCGCGGCCCGTACGTAGGTGGGGGTGCCGTCCGGCAGGTAGCAGTAGATCCCCACGTCCAGCGGCGCGTTCAACGAGGCGGAGGTCGACTCCACCGAGTAGCAGTCGCCGGAGACCCCGGCCGGCGCGGTCGCGGGGGAGACCGCCAGCGGGGCGCGTCGATCGGTGAGCACCTCCAGCCAGTCGGTGAACGGGTGCTGCACCCGGGGATCGAGCCGGCGGGGGACGGTGTCGTCGGCGTCGCCGATGCGTACGCAGCTCGCCGGGTCGGGCCGGCCGGGCGAGGGGAGCGCGCACTGGAACAGCCCGTCCGGGGTGGTGGCGAGCGAGACGTCCACCGTGCCGCCCAGCCCCCAGGCCGGCACGTCGACCCGCCAGGTGCCGTCGTTCGCGCTGGTCACCAGCACCGTACGGTCCGGGCTGTCCGGCGTGACCAGCGTGTACCGGGCGGTCAGGTGGCGGTCGAGGGCGGCGGCGGCGAGCGCGGCCAACTCGTCCCGGGCCGCGTCGACCCCGGCCGGCACCGGATCGGCGGCGGCCGACGGCGGGGCGGGCCGGGGCCGGTCGGTGGTGCAGGCGGCGAGGAGTGCCGGCAGGGCGATCGCCAGGGCGGCGGTCAGCCCCCGGGCCGCGCGAAGATGAGCGTGCACCGGGTCATTCTGCGGTGCGGGGCCGACGGCCGGAGTCCGCCGGTCGGCTGCCGTCGCCGCGTGTCGCGGCCCGCCGGCCACGCCCCGGCGGGCCTGGTGAGCCGCCCCACCCCGGGCCGGATGGTGGGATCACCCGACCCGGCGCGTCGCGCCGCCCGATACCCTGAGGTGGTCTGACCCGCGCCGCCGGACCGAACCCGGCGGCGCGCGGCACGCTCAGGGTCGTCGCTGGGAGGGAGTGCACCGTCGTGGCACTCGTGGTGCAGAAGTACGGCGGGTCCTCCGTCGCCAACGCCGAGCGGATCAAGCGGGTGGCCGAGCGCATCGTCGCCGCCCGCAAGGCCGGCGACGACGTCGTTGTGGTGGTCTCCGCGATGGGCGACACCACGGACGAGCTGCTCGACCTGGCCAACCAGGTCAGCCCGCTGCCGCCGGGCCGCGAGCTGGACATGCTGCTCACCGCCGGGGAGCGGATCTCCATGGCGCTGCTCGCCATGGCCATCCACAACCTGGGGTACGAGGCCCGCTCGTTCACCGGTTCCCAGGCGGGCGTGATCACCACCTCGGTGCACGGCCGGGCGCGGATCATCGACGTCACCCCGGGCCGCCTCAAGGGCGCGCTCGACGAGGGCTCGGTGGTCATCGTCGCCGGCTTCCAGGGCGTCTCGCAGGACACCAAGGACGTCACCACGCTGGGCCGGGGCGGGTCGGACACCACCGCCGTGGCGCTCGCCGCCGCCCTGCACGCCGACGTCTGCGAGATCTACACCGACGTGGACGGCATCTTCAGCGCCGACCCGCGGATCGTGCCGAACGCGCGGCACATCAAGCACATCACCTACGAGGAGATGCTGGAGCTGGCCGCCTGCGGCGCCAAGGTGCTGCACCTGCGCAGCGTCGAGTACGCCCGGCGCGCGGGGTTGCCGATCCACGTCCGTTCGTCATACTCGACCAACACCGGCACCATGGTCACCGGATCGATGGAGGACCTTCCCGTGGAACAGGCACTGATCACCGGGGTCGCCCACGACCGCAGCGAGGCGAAGATCACCATCGTGGGGGTGCCGGACGAGCCGGGCGCCGCCGCGAAGATCTTCGACACCGTCGCGGGTGCCGAGATCAACATCGACATGATCGTGCAGAACGTCTCCACCGAGGGCACCGGCCGGACGGACATCTCGTTCACCCTGCCCAAGACCGACGGCCCGACCGCGATGGCGGCGCTCAGCAAGATCCAGGAGTCGGTCAAGTTCAAGGGCCTGCTCTATGACGACCACGTCGGCAAGGTCTCCCTGATCGGCGCCGGGATGCGCTCGCACCCGGGCGTCGCGGCCGGCTTCTTCGCCGCCCTCGGCGCGGCCGGCGTGAACATCGAGATGATCTCCACCTCCGAGATCCGGGTCTCCGTGGTCTGCCGGGACACCGACCTCGACAAGGCGGTCCGGGCCATCCACGACCAGTTCGAGCTGGGCGGCGACGCCGAGGCCGTGGTCTACGCGGGCACCGGGCGCTGACCCGATGGCGTCGCTGCCCACCCTCGCCGTGGTCGGGGCGACCGGTGCCGTCGGCACGGTGATGTGCCAGCTGCTCTCCTCCCGGCGCAACGTCTGGGGCGAGATCCGGCTGCTCGCCTCCGCGCGCTCGGTGGGCCGGCAGGTGCAGTGCCGGGGCGAGACGCTGACCGTCCAGGCCCTCACCCCCGAGGCGTTCGACGGCGTCGACGTGGCCATGTTCGACGTGCCCGACGAGGTCTCCGCCGAGTGGGCGCCGATCGCGGTGCGCCACGGCGCGGTGGCGGTGGACAACTCCGGTGCCTTCCGGATGGACCGCGACGTGCCGCTGGTGGTCCCCGAGATCAACCCCGAGCAGGTGCGCCACCGGCCGAAGGGCATCGTCGCCAACGCCAACTGCACCACCCTGGCGATGATCGTGGCGATCGCCCCGCTGCACCGCGAGTACGGCCTGCGCGAGCTGGTCCTCGCGTCGTACCAGGCGGCCTCCGGGGCGGGGCAGGCCGGCGTGGACACGCTGCATGACCAGCTCGGCAAGATCGCCGGGGACCGGGTGCTCGGCTCGCGTACCGGCGACGTGCGCCAGGCGGTCGGCGACGAGCTGGGCCCGTTCCCGGCCCCGCTGGCGCTCAACGTGGTGCCCTGGGCCGGCTCGCTCGCCGACGGCGGCTGGTCGTCGGAGGAGCTGAAGATGCGCAACGAGTCGCGCAAGATCCTCGGGCTGCCCGACCTCAAGGTCTCCGCCACCTGCGTACGGGTCCCCGTGGTGACCGGCCACTCGGTGGCCGTGCACGCGGTCTTCGCCACCGAGGTGGACGCCGAGGGGGCCCGCGAGGCGCTGCGCAACGCCCCCGGCGTGATCCTGGTCGACGACCCGGCCGCGGGCGAGTTCCCGATGCCGATCGACGCCGTCGGCACCGATCCCTCCTGGGTCGGCCGGATCCGCCGCGCCGTCGACGACCCGCGCGCCCTCGACCTCTTCGTCACCGGCGACAACCTCCGCAAGGGCGCCGCCCTCAACACCGCCCAGATCGCCGAACTCCTCGCCAAGGACCTCACCCGCCCCTGACCCCCGGACCCGCCGTTCCCCCGCCCTCGCCGTCCCGCCCGCACTTTCTCGGAAAGAGTGCCTACCCGGCCGGGATTGGCCACTCTTTCCGAGAAAGAGGGCCTGTCGGGCCGGGATTGGCCACTCTTTCCGAGAAAGAGGGCCTGGCGGGCCGGGGCGGCCGGGTGGGGTGGGTGGTGGGTCAGGCGGCGGCGAGGCGGACGCCGTCGCGGCCCTGGCGTTTGACGGCGTAGAGGGCCTGGTCGGCGCGGCGGAGGGTCAGTTCGGGTGCCTCGCCGGCGCGGGGCAGGGCGACGCCGACGCTGATCGTCCGGCCGGTACGCCGGGCCGCCTCGGTGAGCCGCTCGGCGATCCGGACGGCCTCGTCGGGGCGGCTCACCTCGATCACCGCCACGAACTCGTCGCCGCCCACCCGGTACAGCTCGTCGCCGTGGCGCAGCGCCCCCTCCAGCGCCCGGGCCAACCCCACCAGCACCCGGTCGCCGGCCTGGTGGCCGTACGTGTCGTTGACGGTCTTGAAGCCGTCCACGTCGATCGCCAGCAGGGCCGTACGCCCCGGGGTGGCCGCCGCGATCCGCTGCCCGAACGGGCCGGTGTGCCGCAGCCCGGTCAGCGGGTCCGAGCTGGCCTGCTCGCGCAGCCGGGCCAGGGTGCGCAGCCGGTCGAGGCAGGTCCACGCCTGCCCGGCGAGCAGCTCCATCAGGTTCACCGTGGTCGGGTCGGGGCGCAGCAGCCGCTCGTCGGCCACCAGCAGCACCCCGCCGCCCTCCGGCGGACCGACCGGCACCGCCACCAGGGTGCGTGCCCCGGCCCGGGCCAGCGGCAGATAGTCGTCGGTCGGCGGATGCCCCGCCTCGCCCAGCGTGTACGCCGAGCCGTGCCGGTGCGCCCGGGCGATCAACCGGCCCAGCGGCCCGGTGCCGGCCTCGGTCAGTTCGGCGCGGATCCGTGACTCCAGTTCGCCGGGGGCGCTGGTCGGCGCACCGAGTCGGGGTCCGCGTCGACCGGCGAGCACCAGCACGGCGGCGGAGAGGGTGGAGACGTCCCGGGCGGCGGTGATCGCCGCGGCCATCAGGTCCCAGTCGGTGGGGGCGGAGGTCATCGCGGCGGCGTGCCGGAGCAGCTTCTCGCTGCGGCTCTCGGCCGGTGGGCCGCCGAGCGCCACGATCCGCGCGCCCAACCGGGCGGCCAGCCGTTCGGCGGTCCGCTGCCACGCCGCCAGCTCGGCCGGGGCGCTCCACTGGAGGTCGAGCACGCCGATCGGCCGGCCCGCCGGGTCCAGCACCGGTACGCAGACCTCGGTGCTGACGTCCGGGCGGATCGGCAGGTAGTCCGGGTCGGCGGTGACGTCGGCGACGGCGGTGGGCGTACCGGTGGCGTGCACCCGGCCGACGATGCCGGCCTTCGGGGGGACGGTGGAGAAGACCTGCCACGCGCCGGTGGCGGCCACGCAGCGGAGCCGGTCGTGGACCTCCAGCAGGATCGAGACGGTCGCCGGGGTGTGGCGGGCGAGCGCGGCGACCGTCCACTGGCATGCCTCCAGGGCGGTCGACGCCATCGGAAGGCGGACCGTGACGTCTCGGATGACTCGCTCGTGATCCACGTCGTTCCTGGTGGGAGGGCGTCGGCGGGGCCGGCTGACGCGATCAAGGGTACTCAGCGACGGGTTCACCGACCTTCGTACACATGTGCTATCCACAGGCTGTGGACACGGCCTGTGGGTGACGCGGGGCCGCGCGAGGGAGGCGATCGGCGATAGCGTGAGGGTCCCGGTCCCGAGGAGGCGTCGATGCTCATCGCCCAGCTCAGCGACCCGCACGTGACCACCGGCCCGCTCGCCGCCGAGCAGGCGTCCGGGCTGCACCGGGCCCTCGGCCGGGTGCTCGCCCTGCGACCACGACCGGAGTGCGTGGTGATCACCGGTGACCTGGTCGCCCACGGCCGCCCCGACGAGTACGCGGCGCTCCGCGAGATCATCGGCCGCTTCCCGCTGCCGGTGCACCTGGCCGCCGGCAACCACGACGACCGGGAGTCGCTGCTGGACGCCTTCGGCGGCACGCCCTACCTCGGTGGCGGCTTCTCGGCCTACTACCACGTCGACCACGCCGAGGCGACGGTCGTGGTGCTCGACTCGCTCACCCCGGGCGGCAGCGGCGGGCGGCTCGGCGACGACCAGCTGACCTGGCTCGACGGGGTGCTGGCCGGCCGGCCGGAGGTGCCCGCCGTCGTGTGCCTGCACCATCCGCCGGTCGCGGTCGGCATCCCGGCCGCCGACGAGATCCGACTCGCCGACGGGGAGGCGCTCGCCGCCGTGATCGGCCGCCACCCCCACGTCGTACGCGTCACCGCCGGTCACCTGCACCGGGCGGTGACCACGGCGTTCGCCGGCACGGTGCTCACCACCGCCCCGAGCACCTGGGTGCAGGCCTCGCTGACGATGAGCGGTGACGAGGAGATCGGGCTGGTCGCCGAGCCGACCGCCTTCCTGCTGCACCGGTTGGCCGACGGCGGCTGCGTCACCCACACCGTCCAGGTCAGCCACGCCGCCGGGCAGACCTGCTGGTTCTGACGCCGGGGCGAGGTCGGCTGCGGTGCGACGCCCGGCCGACCGTGCTGGCCGCTGGCTGCCCGGCGGCCTCGATCAGGGACCTGGCCTCGGGATCCCGCCGCCCGCGCCGGCGTCCGCGCCGCGGTCCGAACCCCGCAGCACCCCGGGGCCGTCGATCGGGTCACCCGACGCCTGGCCGATCAGCCGGAACCGGCCGACCGGTCGGAGTGGACGGACCCGGCCGAACTCGTGGCCGGCAGGGCGCGACGGCTGACCGGGGCGGTCCGGACGGTCCAGTTCCTGGTCCCGTCCGGACCGGACGGAACCCGCCCGGCGGACATACTTGCCAACGGGAAGGCTCAGCGGCTCACAGTTGCCATCTGCAATCTATAGCGTCATCCCCCAGACCGGAGGCCGACGACCTTCGGCCGGCACCCCTGAGCGACTCCTGCTCGTGGGGCGGCGGCGACGCCTCCCGCCGACCTCACGCCGGTGCCACGGGGTCGGCTCCCCGGTCCCTGGGAGCCGGCCCCGTGCCGGGTGCGCGCGGGGTCTCGGCCCAACCGGGCAGCAAGCGGCCGAGCCGACCTCGTGCCGGGTGTGCGTTGTGCCGGCTTAACCGGGCAGCAAGGGGACGAGCCCACCCGTGGCGGGTGTGCGTTGTGTCGGATCGACGGGGCAGCGAGCGGCCGAGCCGACCTTGTGCCGGGTGTGGGTTCAGTCGAGCAGGAAGCGGCGGATCTCGGCGGCCAGGTCCTCCGGCGGCACGTCGTGGAAGCCGCCGGGCACGCTGCGGTGCGTGGCACCGGGGATCGCCCCCGCCGTCGCGCCGGCCGCTTCCCGCAACCACGGCGGGCTTCCCGTGCTGTCGACCACCACGGTCGGCGCGGTGACCCTGGCCAACCGGGCCGTGGGCAGGGCCCCGTCGCCGGTCACCGTGCAGTCGTAGGCCAGGGTATGGGCCAGTCCCTCCAGCCAGGACCAGCCGGGTGACCGGCGCATCCCCTCGACGCCCTCGGCGGGCACCCCGACCGCGGCGGTCAGGAAGAGCGCGACCGCGTCGCCGCGCCGGCCGGCCGACACCAGCCCGGTCAGCCGCTCCGCGAGATCGGCCGGGGCGCCACCGTCGTGCCCGTCGACCCGGAACGGCGGCTCGAAGAGCGCCAGGCCGGTCACCGGCAGCCCCACGGCCGCCGCCTCGGCGGCGAGGATCGCGCCGGACGAGATGCCGTAGACGTGCGCCCGGCCGCCGGCCGCCTCGATCACGGCGGCCAGGTCGTCGGTCTCCCGCTGCACCGCGTACGGTCCGGTGTCGCCGCTGTCGCCCCGCCCACGACGGTCGTAGCCGTACACGGTGAAGTCGGCGGAGAGGGCGGTGCCCAGCGCGCGGGTGGTGGACCGGTCGTTGAAGGCCCCACCGACCAGGACGATGGGCGGGCCGTCACCGGCCGTCTCGTAGGCGATGGGGGTGCCGTCGGCCGAGCGGGCCGAGTCCACCGTCCAGGTAGTCCGGACAGACGTCATGGCTACTTTCTAGTCCATGCCCCTGACAGCGGGGGCT
This genomic interval from Micromonospora sp. CCTCC AA 2012012 contains the following:
- a CDS encoding ABC transporter ATP-binding protein; translation: MTERTGPLVELRDVKVHFPIKSGVLFDRTVGYVYAVDGVSLSINAGETYGLVGESGCGKSTLGRGLLRLVEPTDGEIVFDGTDVRSLKGESMRKARRRMQMIFQDPLSSLDPRQSVESLLVEGLKAHGLADDKAATAKRLRDALDAVGLPASALSKYPHEFSGGQRQRIGIARALVLDPDLIVADEPVSALDVSIQAQVLNLLEDIQNERGLTYLIIAHDLAVVRHIADTVGVMYLGGLVEEASSDDLYREPMHPYTKALMSAVPVPDPLVEDRRERILLAGDLPSPTNPPAGCRFHTRCPWAQPTRCADERPALRDVLDGHRVACHYAEDIAAGRIRPHEVEPTLVRPDDGAAPGDTGELIPTP
- a CDS encoding HNH endonuclease family protein, whose amino-acid sequence is MRTRSGARTAGVAALVAALALGVAGCDPAVEPDAPPPSGGNVTQELGELTVAAAGSMKGYSRTRFPHWRDTGKNCDVRDSVLQRDGESIKLSGCNVVGGRWESAYDGRVFTDPSDVDIDHVVPLANAWRSGADEWDDSKRGDFANDLTRPQLIAVSLTSNRAKGDQDPSQWKPANRSYWCQYAADWVTVKHYWRLTVTSAEKAALTDMLEGCTWASKR
- a CDS encoding MFS transporter, encoding MTSPAPALRTGTAAARGTLLAAILASGMVFLDTTVVNVALPRLGAELGATVADLQWTVNGYLLMLAAFVLLGGALGDRFGRRRVFLLGVIWFAAASVLCGLAQGTGWLVAARFLQGAGGALLTPGSLAVLQASFHPDDRGRAIGTWAGLSGVSTALGPLLGGWLIDALSWRWIFFINVPLAVGVVLAGLRWVPESRDEDVSRTGAGRRRFDVAGALLGAVGLGGVTYALIDAPARGVGSLPVLASALVGLVAAVVFVLVERRRGDTAMLPTGLFTSRLFSVLNIFTVGVYAALAGFSFFLAVYLQNVVGWSALLTGLATVPMTVLLLLGSSRAGALSARIGPRLPLTVGPVIAAVGLLLLRRVAPGASYWVDVLPGVLLFGVGLTLVVAPLTASVLAAVADRFAGVASGFNNAASRAGSLLAVAALPLLVGLSGTGYEQRGALTDAYRGALLWCAGLLLVAAVMAALLIHRPVKQEPPG
- the leuA gene encoding 2-isopropylmalate synthase, which codes for MAQTATDAETDPIARQRPSRMPFQRYQPYDQQFRVDLPDRTWPTRQVEAAPRWCAVDLRDGNQALIDPMSPERKRRMFQLLVQMGYKEIEVGFPSASQTDFDFVRQLIEQDLVPEDVTIQVLTQCREHLIERTFESLRGARRAIVHFYNSTSTLQRRVVFGLDRDGITDIATQGARLCRKYAEIHTPDTDIHYEYSPESYTGTELEYALEVCGKVIEVIDPTPDRKLIINLPATVEMAMPNVYADSIEWMHRRLPRRDSLVLSLHPHNDRGTGVAAAELGLLAGADRIEGCLFGNGERTGNVDLVTLGLNLFSQGIDPMIDFSNIDEVKRAVEYCNQLPVHERHPYAGDLVYTAFSGSHQDAIKKGFEALAKDAAAAGVPIDRHTWAVPYLPIDPKDLGRTYEAVIRVNSQSGKGGVAYIMKSEHQLDLPRRLQIEFSGVVQQVTDHDGGEIEPGTMWEIFARNYLLDHQVDPAVTLAGYTIGTVDGKVEIEAEVGSAGERRSLTAVGNGPIDAYVNALGALGVAVRVLDYHEHALSSGGDAQAAAYVECEVDGRTVWGVGTDANIVTASVKAVTSAVNRARS
- a CDS encoding aspartate kinase; translation: MALVVQKYGGSSVANAERIKRVAERIVAARKAGDDVVVVVSAMGDTTDELLDLANQVSPLPPGRELDMLLTAGERISMALLAMAIHNLGYEARSFTGSQAGVITTSVHGRARIIDVTPGRLKGALDEGSVVIVAGFQGVSQDTKDVTTLGRGGSDTTAVALAAALHADVCEIYTDVDGIFSADPRIVPNARHIKHITYEEMLELAACGAKVLHLRSVEYARRAGLPIHVRSSYSTNTGTMVTGSMEDLPVEQALITGVAHDRSEAKITIVGVPDEPGAAAKIFDTVAGAEINIDMIVQNVSTEGTGRTDISFTLPKTDGPTAMAALSKIQESVKFKGLLYDDHVGKVSLIGAGMRSHPGVAAGFFAALGAAGVNIEMISTSEIRVSVVCRDTDLDKAVRAIHDQFELGGDAEAVVYAGTGR